Proteins co-encoded in one Prescottella sp. R16 genomic window:
- the lepB gene encoding signal peptidase I has product MSPDANTGPGTETHGKHRADGPAAGTPDPGKGKKAKKSRSLWREIPILILVALVLSFLLQTFIARVYLIPSESMEPTLHGCAGCTGDRIVVEKISYRFGDPQPGDVIVFKGPESWNGTWSSTRSSNTIVRGLQELGSMAGLVPPDENDLVKRVIATGGQTVECCDDQGRVLVDGKPLDEPYIQMDFPFVPGVQTCDTAVQSGRCFGPVTVPEGNVWVMGDNRSNSADSRAHVSDDLQGTIPLDNVIGKATFIVLPPSRWGTISSPDIQQQ; this is encoded by the coding sequence GTGAGCCCGGACGCGAACACCGGCCCCGGTACCGAAACGCACGGCAAGCATCGCGCCGACGGACCGGCCGCCGGCACCCCGGACCCCGGGAAGGGCAAGAAGGCCAAGAAGTCCCGCTCCCTGTGGCGGGAGATCCCGATCCTGATCCTCGTCGCCCTCGTCCTCAGTTTCCTGCTCCAGACGTTCATCGCCCGCGTCTACCTGATTCCGTCAGAGTCGATGGAACCGACCCTGCACGGCTGCGCGGGCTGCACCGGCGACCGCATCGTCGTCGAGAAGATCAGCTACCGGTTCGGGGACCCGCAACCCGGTGACGTCATCGTCTTCAAGGGGCCCGAATCGTGGAACGGGACGTGGTCGTCGACGCGGTCGTCGAACACGATCGTCCGCGGGCTGCAGGAACTCGGGTCGATGGCCGGTCTGGTCCCGCCCGACGAGAACGACCTCGTCAAGCGCGTCATCGCCACCGGAGGCCAGACCGTCGAATGCTGCGACGACCAGGGCCGGGTCCTCGTCGACGGCAAACCGCTCGACGAGCCCTACATCCAGATGGACTTCCCGTTCGTCCCCGGCGTCCAGACCTGCGACACCGCCGTGCAGTCCGGTCGCTGCTTCGGACCCGTCACCGTCCCCGAGGGCAACGTGTGGGTGATGGGCGACAACCGCAGCAACTCCGCCGACTCCCGCGCCCACGTGTCCGACGACCTGCAGGGCACCATCCCGCTCGACAACGTCATCGGCAAGGCCACGTTCATCGTGCTGCCGCCGTCCCGGTGGGGCACCATCTCCTCTCCCGACATCCAGCAGCAGTGA
- a CDS encoding transcriptional regulator, which yields MARTSRKSRPALIVLVIVAALGCLALGWWQWTRFESAGGTGQNLGYAFQWPLFAAFLVYAYRRFVQLEDDPDESAASPDAPTDVPEGLLPERRTNPAFGAALDDLDDPEARQMLEYNDYLAGLSARETDSPDRSEK from the coding sequence GTGGCCCGTACCAGTCGAAAGAGTCGACCCGCACTGATCGTGCTGGTCATCGTCGCCGCCCTCGGATGCCTGGCGCTCGGCTGGTGGCAGTGGACCCGTTTCGAGTCGGCCGGTGGCACCGGCCAGAACCTCGGGTACGCGTTCCAGTGGCCGCTGTTCGCGGCGTTCCTCGTCTACGCCTACCGACGGTTCGTGCAGCTCGAGGACGATCCCGACGAGTCCGCCGCATCACCGGACGCACCGACCGACGTCCCCGAGGGCCTGCTTCCGGAGCGACGGACGAACCCCGCGTTCGGTGCCGCCCTCGACGATCTGGACGATCCCGAGGCCCGGCAGATGCTCGAGTACAACGACTATCTCGCCGGGCTGTCGGCTCGCGAGACCGACAGCCCCGATAGGAGCGAGAAGTGA
- a CDS encoding Tex family protein, whose product MTVASNALESVNKRIADELDVREGQVAAAVDLLDGGATVPFVARYRKEVTGGLDDAQLRQLEERLRYLRELDERRGVVLESIESQGKLDDTLRGQIMLADTKARLEDIYLPYKPKRRTKAQIAREAGHEPVADALIGDPSTDPAQYTDEQLDGARAILVERFAEDADLVGELRETMWARGQVESTVRDGKEAAGAKFADYFAFSEPFEKLPSHRILALLRGEKEEILSLTLASDREPLAPGETSVYEGRIATRFGIADRGRPADRWLLDTVRWAWKTKLLVTLGIDTRMRLRQSAEKDAVDVFAANLKDLLLAAPAGTRTTMGLDPGFRTGTKVAVVDATGKVVDHATIYPHQPHNKRDQALATLAGLAAKHGVDLIAIGNGTASRETDALAADLISKFPDAKLTKVMVSEAGASVYSASAYASAELPDLDVSIRGAVSIARRLQDPLAELVKIDPKSIGVGQYQHDVSETMLARSLGAVVEDAVNAVGVDVNTASVPLLSRVSGIAGSLAESIVAHRNANGPFRSRKALKDVPRLGPKAFEQCAGFLRIPGGDDPLDTSAVHPEAYPVVRRIVQASGSSVSDLIGNTAVLSRLRPGDFADDKFGIPTVTDIITELDKPGRDPRPEFATATFAAGIEKVSDLTPGMVLEGVVTNVAAFGAFVDVGVHQDGLVHVSAMSRTFVSDPREVVKSGDVVKVKVLEVDVERQRIGLTLRLDDEAGAAKGPKGPKNSGGGQRGPKGGGRPTQGGQGRRGSGSGNGGGRDRRDERPASGSMADALRKAGFGK is encoded by the coding sequence GTGACGGTAGCCTCCAACGCCCTCGAATCCGTGAACAAGCGCATCGCCGACGAACTCGACGTCCGGGAAGGGCAGGTGGCCGCCGCGGTCGACCTGCTCGACGGCGGCGCCACGGTCCCGTTCGTCGCCCGATACCGCAAGGAAGTCACCGGCGGCCTCGACGACGCCCAACTACGGCAACTCGAGGAACGCCTGCGCTATCTGCGGGAACTCGACGAGCGGCGCGGCGTCGTCCTCGAATCGATCGAATCGCAGGGCAAGCTCGACGACACGCTGCGCGGGCAGATCATGCTCGCCGACACCAAGGCGCGGCTCGAGGACATCTACCTGCCGTACAAGCCCAAGCGGCGCACCAAGGCGCAGATCGCCCGCGAGGCCGGACACGAACCCGTCGCCGACGCCCTCATCGGGGATCCGAGCACCGACCCCGCGCAGTACACCGACGAACAGCTCGACGGTGCCCGCGCGATCCTCGTCGAACGGTTCGCCGAGGACGCCGACCTCGTCGGGGAACTGCGCGAGACGATGTGGGCCAGGGGACAGGTCGAGTCGACGGTCCGCGACGGCAAAGAGGCTGCCGGCGCCAAGTTCGCGGACTACTTCGCGTTCTCCGAGCCGTTCGAGAAACTGCCGTCGCACCGCATCCTCGCGCTGCTGCGCGGCGAGAAGGAAGAGATCCTCTCGCTGACGCTCGCGTCGGACCGCGAGCCGCTCGCACCGGGGGAGACCAGCGTCTACGAGGGCCGGATCGCCACCCGCTTCGGGATCGCCGACCGCGGCCGCCCCGCCGACCGCTGGCTCCTCGACACCGTCCGCTGGGCGTGGAAGACGAAACTGCTCGTCACCCTCGGCATCGACACCCGCATGCGGTTGCGGCAGTCCGCCGAGAAGGACGCCGTCGACGTGTTCGCCGCCAACCTCAAGGACCTGCTGCTCGCCGCACCCGCCGGCACCCGCACCACGATGGGCCTCGACCCCGGCTTCCGCACCGGCACCAAGGTCGCCGTCGTCGACGCCACCGGCAAGGTCGTCGACCACGCCACCATCTACCCGCACCAGCCGCACAACAAGCGCGACCAGGCCCTCGCGACCCTCGCCGGGCTGGCCGCGAAGCACGGCGTCGACCTCATCGCGATCGGCAACGGCACCGCCTCCCGGGAAACCGACGCCCTCGCCGCCGACCTCATCTCGAAATTCCCCGATGCGAAGCTGACCAAGGTGATGGTGTCCGAGGCCGGCGCATCGGTGTACTCGGCGTCCGCCTACGCGTCCGCCGAACTACCCGACCTCGACGTCTCCATCCGCGGCGCCGTCTCCATCGCCCGCCGCCTGCAGGACCCGCTCGCCGAACTCGTCAAGATCGACCCCAAGTCGATCGGCGTCGGCCAGTACCAGCACGACGTGTCCGAGACGATGCTCGCCCGCTCCCTCGGCGCTGTCGTCGAGGACGCCGTCAACGCCGTCGGCGTCGACGTCAATACCGCGTCGGTGCCGCTGCTGTCGCGGGTCTCCGGCATCGCCGGCTCCCTCGCCGAGAGCATCGTCGCCCACCGCAACGCGAACGGCCCGTTCCGCAGCCGCAAGGCCTTGAAGGACGTGCCGCGGCTCGGCCCGAAGGCGTTCGAGCAGTGCGCCGGCTTCCTCCGGATCCCCGGCGGCGACGACCCCCTCGACACGTCCGCCGTCCACCCCGAGGCCTACCCCGTGGTGCGGCGCATCGTGCAGGCATCCGGATCGTCGGTGAGCGACCTGATCGGCAACACCGCCGTCCTGTCCCGGCTGCGGCCCGGCGACTTCGCCGACGACAAGTTCGGCATCCCCACCGTCACCGACATCATCACCGAACTCGACAAGCCGGGCCGCGACCCGCGCCCCGAATTCGCCACCGCCACCTTCGCGGCCGGTATCGAGAAAGTGTCCGACCTGACCCCCGGCATGGTGCTCGAGGGGGTCGTCACCAACGTCGCCGCCTTCGGGGCGTTCGTCGACGTCGGCGTCCACCAGGACGGGCTCGTGCACGTCTCGGCGATGTCGCGCACCTTCGTGAGCGACCCGCGCGAGGTCGTCAAATCCGGCGACGTCGTCAAGGTCAAGGTTCTCGAGGTGGACGTCGAACGCCAGCGCATCGGACTGACGCTGCGTCTCGACGACGAGGCCGGCGCGGCGAAGGGCCCCAAGGGACCCAAGAACTCCGGCGGCGGTCAGCGCGGACCGAAGGGCGGCGGACGTCCGACACAGGGCGGGCAGGGCCGACGCGGTTCCGGTTCCGGTAACGGTGGTGGCCGGGACCGGCGCGACGAGCGTCCGGCGTCCGGGTCGATGGCCGACGCCCTGCGCAAGGCCGGGTTCGGCAAGTAG
- a CDS encoding cyclic nucleotide-degrading phosphodiesterase, which produces MRMTVLGCSGSVSGPDSAASGYLLTAPGTPPVVLDFGPGVLGALQRYADPGDATILLSHLHADHCLDMAGLLVWRRYHPNPPTGRALVYGPSDSACRIGVASAECGGDLDDVTDTLDLRQWNDRHTAEIGEITVQAFRVNHPPESYGFRITTADGRILAYTGDTGMCDAVVDLARGADVLLSEASWTHSPDRPEGIHLSGTEAGQIATRAGVGQLLLTHIPPWTSREDVIAEAKAEYSGPVTAVSAGDVYTV; this is translated from the coding sequence ATGCGCATGACGGTCCTGGGATGTTCGGGCAGTGTCTCCGGACCAGACTCGGCTGCGTCGGGGTATCTACTGACCGCCCCGGGCACGCCGCCGGTCGTACTCGACTTCGGCCCCGGCGTCCTCGGCGCACTACAGCGGTACGCCGACCCCGGGGACGCCACGATCCTGCTGTCCCATCTGCATGCCGACCACTGCCTCGACATGGCCGGCCTCCTCGTGTGGCGCCGCTACCACCCGAATCCGCCGACCGGGCGCGCCCTCGTCTACGGGCCCAGCGACAGCGCGTGCCGCATCGGCGTCGCCTCCGCCGAATGCGGCGGCGACCTCGACGACGTCACCGACACCCTCGACCTGCGGCAGTGGAACGATCGGCACACCGCCGAGATCGGGGAGATCACCGTCCAGGCGTTCCGGGTGAACCATCCACCCGAGTCGTACGGCTTCCGCATCACCACCGCCGACGGACGCATCCTCGCCTACACCGGCGACACCGGCATGTGCGACGCCGTCGTCGACCTCGCCCGCGGAGCCGACGTGCTGCTCTCCGAGGCGTCGTGGACGCACAGCCCCGACCGGCCCGAAGGAATCCACCTGTCCGGCACCGAGGCCGGGCAGATCGCCACCCGCGCCGGCGTCGGACAGCTGCTGCTCACCCACATCCCACCGTGGACGTCCCGCGAAGACGTCATCGCCGAGGCCAAAGCCGAATACTCCGGGCCCGTCACCGCCGTGTCCGCCGGGGACGTCTACACCGTCTGA
- the trmD gene encoding tRNA (guanosine(37)-N1)-methyltransferase TrmD, with protein sequence MRLDVVTIFPEYLEPLRAALLGKAIDKGLISVDVHDLRRWTHDVHKSVDDSPYGGGPGMVMKPTVWGDALDEVLTDENGEPDSEALLVVPTPAGVPFTQATAHRWAQEKHLVFACGRYEGIDQRVFDDAARRVRVEEVSIGDYVLIGGEAAVLVMVEAVVRLLPGVLGNQQSHQEDSFSDGLLEGPSYTRPVSWRDLDVPPVLLSGDHAKVAAWRRAQSLQRTAERRPDLLS encoded by the coding sequence GTGCGTCTCGACGTCGTCACGATCTTTCCCGAATACCTCGAGCCGTTGCGGGCCGCGCTGCTCGGCAAGGCCATCGACAAGGGCCTGATCTCCGTCGACGTCCACGACCTGCGGCGCTGGACCCACGACGTCCACAAGTCCGTCGACGACTCCCCGTACGGCGGCGGCCCCGGCATGGTCATGAAACCCACCGTGTGGGGCGACGCCCTCGACGAGGTCCTCACCGACGAGAACGGTGAACCCGACTCCGAGGCCCTGCTGGTCGTCCCCACCCCGGCCGGAGTGCCGTTCACACAGGCCACCGCGCACCGGTGGGCGCAGGAGAAGCACCTCGTGTTCGCGTGCGGCCGCTACGAGGGCATCGACCAGCGCGTGTTCGACGACGCCGCCCGCCGCGTCCGCGTCGAAGAGGTGTCCATCGGCGACTACGTCCTCATCGGTGGGGAGGCCGCCGTCCTCGTCATGGTGGAGGCCGTCGTCCGGCTCCTGCCCGGCGTGCTCGGCAATCAGCAGTCCCACCAAGAGGATTCGTTCTCCGACGGGCTCCTCGAAGGGCCCAGCTACACGCGACCCGTCAGCTGGCGCGACCTCGACGTCCCACCCGTGCTGCTGTCCGGGGACCACGCCAAGGTCGCCGCCTGGCGGCGGGCACAGTCGCTGCAACGCACCGCGGAGCGTCGCCCCGACCTTTTGTCGTGA
- a CDS encoding formylglycine-generating enzyme family protein has translation MVWIPGGTFWMGSEDFYPEERPVHQVDVDGFWMDTRQVTVAEFRRFVKATGHVTTAEIAPDPADYPDADPALLVPGSLVFTPPAGPVSLDDYRQWWSWTPGADWRHPEGPGSNVGGRERHPVTHVSYTDALAYAAWAGKELATEAEWEFAARGGLDRATYAWGDEFTPNGRHQANTWQGQFPWENLVEDGFVGTSPIGSFRPNGYGLLDITGNVWEWTSDFHTADHSSSGKNVAPASSCCIPRNPRVEVGEARDGEVYPRRVIKGGSHLCAPNYCLRYRPAARQGETEETSTCHIGFRCIVRGPGPN, from the coding sequence ATGGTGTGGATTCCGGGTGGAACGTTCTGGATGGGGTCGGAGGACTTCTATCCGGAGGAACGTCCCGTCCACCAGGTGGATGTCGACGGATTCTGGATGGACACCCGCCAGGTGACGGTCGCCGAGTTCCGCCGGTTCGTGAAGGCCACCGGGCACGTCACGACCGCGGAGATCGCCCCCGACCCCGCGGACTACCCCGACGCGGATCCCGCCCTGCTGGTGCCGGGCTCGCTGGTGTTCACCCCGCCGGCCGGTCCGGTGTCCCTCGACGACTACCGGCAGTGGTGGTCGTGGACGCCCGGCGCGGACTGGCGGCATCCCGAAGGTCCGGGCAGCAACGTCGGGGGCCGTGAACGTCACCCCGTCACCCACGTCTCGTACACCGATGCGCTCGCGTACGCGGCGTGGGCGGGCAAGGAACTGGCCACCGAGGCCGAATGGGAGTTCGCGGCCCGCGGCGGACTCGACCGCGCCACCTACGCGTGGGGCGACGAGTTCACCCCGAACGGACGCCATCAGGCCAACACGTGGCAGGGGCAGTTCCCGTGGGAGAACCTCGTCGAGGACGGTTTCGTCGGCACCTCGCCGATCGGCAGCTTCCGTCCCAACGGGTACGGCCTGCTCGACATCACCGGCAACGTGTGGGAGTGGACCTCCGACTTCCACACCGCCGATCACAGCAGCTCCGGCAAGAACGTGGCACCGGCGTCGTCGTGCTGCATTCCCCGGAACCCCCGCGTCGAGGTCGGGGAAGCGCGTGACGGCGAGGTGTATCCGCGGCGTGTCATCAAGGGCGGCTCGCACCTGTGCGCCCCCAACTACTGCCTGCGTTACCGGCCCGCGGCCCGGCAGGGAGAGACAGAGGAGACGTCCACCTGCCACATCGGTTTCCGATGCATCGTGCGAGGACCCGGACCGAACTGA
- the rdgB gene encoding RdgB/HAM1 family non-canonical purine NTP pyrophosphatase encodes MSGKSRKVLVASRNAKKLAELRRVLATAGIDGLDVIGLDEVPEFPETPETGATFEDNAIVKAVDGAAATGLPCVADDSGLEVDALNGMPGVLSARWSGRHGDDDANTALLLAQLSDTPDERRGGAFVSACALAIPGRDTVVVRGEWRGRIVREPRGDNGFGYDPVFLPDGDDRTSAQLTPAEKDAASHRGRALAQLVPTLAELARG; translated from the coding sequence TTGAGCGGGAAGAGCCGTAAGGTCCTCGTCGCCAGCCGCAACGCCAAGAAACTCGCCGAACTGCGCCGCGTCCTCGCCACCGCCGGCATCGACGGCCTCGACGTGATCGGCCTCGACGAGGTCCCCGAGTTCCCGGAAACCCCCGAAACCGGGGCCACGTTCGAGGACAACGCGATCGTCAAGGCCGTCGACGGTGCCGCCGCCACCGGACTGCCGTGCGTCGCCGACGACTCCGGACTCGAGGTCGACGCCCTGAACGGCATGCCCGGCGTGCTCTCCGCCCGCTGGAGCGGCCGGCACGGCGACGACGACGCCAACACCGCCCTGCTGCTCGCGCAACTGTCCGACACTCCCGACGAACGCCGCGGCGGCGCCTTCGTATCGGCGTGCGCCCTCGCGATCCCCGGCCGCGACACCGTCGTCGTGCGGGGGGAGTGGCGGGGACGGATCGTCCGGGAACCGCGCGGCGACAACGGTTTCGGCTACGACCCCGTCTTCCTCCCCGACGGCGACGACCGGACGTCGGCGCAGCTGACCCCGGCCGAGAAGGACGCCGCGTCGCACCGCGGCCGGGCGTTGGCGCAGCTCGTGCCGACGCTCGCCGAGCTCGCCCGCGGCTGA
- the rimM gene encoding ribosome maturation factor RimM (Essential for efficient processing of 16S rRNA): MELVVGRVAKSHGIRGELVVEVRTDEPEERFAIGAELRGRKPRETTLRTFVVEAAREHSGRLLLRLRGVNDRNTADELRGVLFLVDTADLTPSDDPDEFYDHELEGLTVRIVAGRPDAGTVVGTVIEVLHSAAGELLSIRPAGQTSGELLVPFVTAIVPTVSVADGVIEIDPPEGLLDPNFGDSTNEE; this comes from the coding sequence GTGGAACTCGTAGTAGGACGCGTCGCCAAGTCGCACGGCATCCGCGGGGAACTCGTCGTCGAGGTTCGCACCGACGAACCCGAGGAACGCTTCGCCATCGGCGCCGAGCTGCGGGGACGCAAGCCGCGCGAGACCACGCTGCGCACGTTCGTGGTGGAAGCCGCCCGGGAACATTCCGGGCGGCTTCTGCTGCGCCTGCGTGGCGTGAACGATCGGAACACCGCCGACGAGCTGCGCGGCGTGCTGTTCCTGGTCGACACCGCCGATCTCACTCCGTCCGACGACCCGGACGAGTTCTACGATCACGAGCTCGAGGGCCTGACCGTGCGGATCGTCGCCGGACGCCCCGATGCGGGCACCGTCGTCGGCACCGTGATCGAGGTATTGCATTCCGCCGCAGGCGAACTGCTGTCGATCCGCCCCGCCGGGCAGACCTCCGGCGAACTGCTGGTGCCGTTCGTCACCGCGATCGTCCCGACGGTGTCCGTCGCCGACGGTGTCATCGAGATCGACCCACCGGAAGGCCTGCTGGATCCGAACTTCGGGGACAGCACCAACGAGGAGTGA
- a CDS encoding GAP family protein: MGTAIGDVLPLALGVAISPIPIIATILMLLTPRAGSTATMFLAGWILGIAVGYTVFVALGSVVDLDSGSDGNPVTATIRIVLGVLLVLLAVKQWRGRPAPGQTPTMPAWLAAIDKVTPAKALGLGFALAAVNPKNLLMIVGAAVAVAHLGVGAGTAVVAGVVFTVLGAVTVAVPVIGYFSARERATSWLTGLKTWLTANNAAVMAVLLLVIGVMLIGKGIGGY; this comes from the coding sequence ATGGGTACCGCCATCGGGGACGTGCTTCCCCTCGCACTCGGTGTCGCGATCAGTCCGATCCCGATCATCGCGACCATCCTGATGCTGTTGACGCCGCGGGCCGGCAGCACGGCCACGATGTTCCTCGCCGGCTGGATCCTCGGGATCGCCGTCGGATACACGGTGTTCGTGGCGCTCGGCAGCGTCGTCGACCTGGACTCGGGATCCGACGGCAACCCGGTCACCGCCACGATCCGGATCGTGCTCGGCGTCCTCCTCGTGCTGCTGGCCGTCAAGCAGTGGCGGGGACGTCCCGCACCCGGGCAGACACCCACGATGCCCGCGTGGCTCGCCGCGATCGACAAGGTGACCCCGGCCAAGGCGCTCGGGCTCGGGTTCGCGCTCGCCGCCGTCAACCCGAAGAACCTGCTGATGATCGTCGGCGCCGCCGTCGCCGTCGCCCACCTGGGGGTCGGCGCCGGGACGGCCGTCGTCGCGGGGGTGGTGTTCACGGTGCTCGGCGCGGTCACGGTCGCGGTACCGGTGATCGGTTACTTCAGTGCCCGGGAACGCGCGACGTCGTGGCTGACGGGCCTGAAGACGTGGTTGACCGCGAACAACGCGGCCGTCATGGCCGTGCTGCTCCTGGTGATCGGGGTGATGTTGATCGGCAAGGGCATCGGCGGATACTGA
- a CDS encoding DUF3817 domain-containing protein produces the protein MAGSLLRYRVLAYATGVWLLVLTAEMVAKYVFGVDNLPTWIAIVHGWVYFVYLILTLDLAVKVRWPAGRTVGTLLAGTVPFLSFFVEHWRTQQVKRDFGV, from the coding sequence ATCGCGGGGTCGCTGCTGCGGTACCGCGTGCTGGCGTACGCGACCGGCGTCTGGCTGCTGGTGCTCACCGCGGAGATGGTCGCGAAGTACGTCTTCGGCGTCGACAATCTGCCGACGTGGATCGCGATCGTGCACGGCTGGGTGTACTTCGTGTACCTGATCCTGACCCTGGACCTGGCGGTCAAGGTGCGCTGGCCCGCGGGCCGCACGGTGGGCACGCTGCTCGCCGGCACCGTCCCGTTCCTGTCGTTCTTCGTCGAGCACTGGCGCACCCAGCAGGTCAAGCGCGACTTCGGCGTCTGA
- the rplS gene encoding 50S ribosomal protein L19 — translation MNTLDFLDAKSLRDDIPEFRAGDTLNVHVKVIEGSKERVQVFKGVVIRRQGGGVRETFTVRKVSFGVGVERTFPVHSPNLAQIEVLTRGDVRRAKLYYLRDLRGKAAKIKEKR, via the coding sequence ATGAACACCCTGGACTTCCTGGACGCCAAGTCCCTCCGTGACGACATCCCGGAGTTCCGCGCCGGTGACACCCTGAACGTGCACGTCAAGGTTATCGAAGGCTCGAAGGAGCGCGTGCAGGTCTTCAAGGGCGTCGTGATCCGTCGCCAGGGTGGCGGCGTGCGCGAGACCTTCACCGTCCGCAAGGTGTCGTTCGGTGTCGGCGTCGAGCGCACCTTCCCGGTCCACAGCCCCAACCTGGCGCAGATCGAGGTCCTCACCCGCGGTGACGTCCGTCGCGCCAAGCTGTACTACCTGCGCGACCTGCGCGGCAAGGCTGCGAAGATCAAGGAAAAGCGCTGA
- the rpsP gene encoding 30S ribosomal protein S16, giving the protein MAVKIKLTRLGKIRNAQYRIIVADSRTRRDGRAIETIGKYHPKEEPSLIEIDSERAQYWLSVGAQPTEPVENLLKVTGDWQKFKGLPGTEGTLKKAEPKPTKLELFQAALAQAENEPAAEAITPKKKKAAKEEAAEADAPAADAEAAE; this is encoded by the coding sequence ATGGCTGTCAAGATCAAGCTCACCCGCCTCGGCAAGATCCGCAACGCGCAGTACCGGATCATCGTCGCGGACTCTCGCACCCGCCGTGACGGCCGTGCGATCGAGACCATCGGCAAGTACCACCCGAAGGAAGAGCCGTCGCTGATCGAGATCGATTCGGAGCGCGCTCAGTACTGGCTGAGTGTCGGCGCGCAGCCGACCGAGCCGGTCGAGAACCTGCTGAAGGTCACCGGTGACTGGCAGAAGTTCAAGGGTCTGCCGGGCACCGAGGGCACCCTGAAGAAGGCGGAGCCGAAGCCGACCAAGCTGGAGCTGTTCCAGGCTGCGCTCGCGCAGGCCGAGAACGAGCCGGCCGCCGAGGCCATCACCCCCAAGAAGAAGAAGGCCGCGAAGGAAGAGGCTGCCGAGGCTGACGCTCCGGCTGCCGACGCCGAGGCTGCCGAGTAA
- the rph gene encoding ribonuclease PH yields the protein MTTREDGRADDELRTVRITRGFTSHPAGSVLVEFGNTRVMCTASVEEGVPRWRRGSGLGWLTAEYAMLPAATHTRNNRESVKGKVSGRTQEISRLVGRSLRACIDLAAIGENTIAIDCDVLQADGGTRTAAITGAYVALVDAVTYLRAAGRLADPQPISCAIAAVSVGVVDGRVRLDLPYEEDSRAEVDMNVVATDTGTLVEVQGTGEGATFPRTTLDAMLDSALAGCEQLFALQQAALAEPYPGVLPESVEPKKKAFGS from the coding sequence GTGACGACACGAGAAGACGGTAGGGCGGACGACGAACTCCGCACGGTGCGCATCACCCGCGGATTCACGAGCCATCCCGCGGGCTCGGTACTGGTCGAGTTCGGCAACACGCGGGTCATGTGCACCGCGAGCGTCGAAGAGGGTGTGCCGCGCTGGCGCCGCGGATCCGGGCTGGGCTGGCTCACCGCCGAATACGCGATGCTGCCCGCCGCCACCCACACCCGCAACAACCGCGAATCCGTCAAGGGCAAGGTCAGCGGTCGTACCCAGGAGATCAGCCGCCTCGTCGGCCGGTCGCTGCGCGCGTGCATCGACCTCGCCGCGATCGGCGAGAACACCATCGCGATCGACTGCGACGTCCTGCAGGCCGACGGCGGCACCCGCACCGCCGCCATCACCGGTGCGTACGTCGCCCTCGTCGACGCCGTGACCTACCTGCGGGCCGCCGGTCGCCTCGCCGACCCGCAGCCCATCTCGTGCGCCATCGCCGCCGTCAGTGTCGGTGTCGTCGACGGCCGCGTCCGCCTCGACCTGCCGTACGAGGAGGACTCCCGTGCCGAGGTCGACATGAACGTCGTCGCCACCGACACCGGCACCCTCGTCGAGGTCCAGGGCACCGGGGAGGGCGCCACGTTCCCGCGCACCACCCTCGACGCGATGCTCGACTCGGCCCTCGCCGGCTGCGAACAGCTGTTCGCGCTCCAGCAGGCCGCGCTCGCCGAGCCGTACCCGGGCGTGCTGCCCGAATCGGTGGAACCGAAGAAGAAGGCGTTCGGCAGTTGA
- a CDS encoding RNA-binding protein produces the protein MSAVVADAVDHLVRGIVANPDDVRVELITGRRGRTVEVHVHPDDLGKVIGRGGRTATALRTLVSGIGGRGIRVDVVDTDQ, from the coding sequence ATGAGCGCCGTTGTCGCCGACGCCGTCGATCATCTCGTCCGTGGGATCGTCGCCAACCCCGACGATGTGCGCGTCGAGCTGATCACGGGACGTCGGGGACGCACCGTCGAGGTGCACGTGCACCCCGACGACCTCGGGAAGGTGATCGGTCGCGGTGGTCGTACCGCGACCGCCCTGCGGACCCTGGTCTCCGGTATCGGTGGCCGTGGCATCCGCGTCGACGTCGTCGACACCGACCAGTAG